A window from Sinorhizobium mexicanum encodes these proteins:
- a CDS encoding non-ribosomal peptide synthetase/type I polyketide synthase: MDHVTRPLSHGQMGLWIHHQKRPTGSEYNLPVELRIKAPFDMDALRRALQSLIDRHEMLRTTFHQEGEHVVQRIHKTAPLSFHVVRLPGVEEAAFHESIAAEARSPFDLEHGPLFRAHLFISSAMEETLLLNFHHIISDGYSIRIFLHEFGRLYQAFCGDTDMPGLTTAAPYGDFVAWQERLLAGDDGERMWAYWRSQFVDHEPGLALPTDRPRAAIATHTGSVFSVNIEMPLVARLERLAHKEKVTLAAVLLAAFYVLLHRYGDQDDITLYAPRLGRPAEDFSGTFGYFVTLASLRQDLSGNPIFLDHLQRVRQVMRGARSHEYFPFPLLLEKLKLPPAPDRNPLAQAVFNFIPEAVSSLGFTPRDVDLADLPAQIRLCETDIWIDLDFRILAGKDSVRLYVVYNADLWDPSTIELLAKHYYLLLDAIADAPARRIGDYSLLTPEEERQLLYDWNETAARFPANICLHNLIEEQAAAYPDNMAVSCPLEALSYAALEQRANRLARHLISKGVGLGDVVGILLERSCDLIVGFLAVLKAGAVYVPLDPRLPPQRLRFMMRDAGATAIISKAKLQEYTFGQALSGLNIEGVNGCAAVLLDMDQTEIALHEVTPPHCPAGPSDLAYVIYTSGSTGQPKGVMIEHRSVCNVVEDLKRTYQLGPDSRVLQFASCGFDASLFDIMLALSSGGRLCLAPPSASLPGAELVEFMRRERITVAGLTPTAWTSLPSTDLPDLTVIKSGGEPLPSSLIERWGEKRRIFNSYGPTEATIYCIRTEVRADGRKPPIGRPAGNTQAYILDRYGNPAPIGAIGELYIGGVGIARGYMNRDELTRQVFQANPFDDEPESRLYKTGDRARYRSDGTIEFLGRKDGQIKIRGMRVELAEIEQCLIEHENVKGCCVTLTDRLDENTGLTAYVVRRRESSEDIDELQAFLRAALPGYMIPSRFVFLPQLPTNRSGKIDRRALPDPGDASKLKAATVPTGRLQTEVAEIWKDVLKLDSVGVEDNFFDVGGHSLAIVQVQARIHDRLGIDCKILDLFEHTTIRRLATHLAAIPRAPHAAQDLKRSSGPATIESEPNEDHNAVAIIGMAGRFPGAENVDQFWSNLADGVESIADLDQQALRAAGVDPETLAKPNYVRREAVISGVDLFDAAFFGISPKEAAWMDPQQRILLETAYQALDHAGYGSRETVGGGVGVFAGVGANHYLAAREGGRDLLDSEKLQISILNGPDFTATRIAYKLNLTGPCVSVQTACSTSLVAVHLACQSLRRGECDMALAGGASISLPHGKGYLHQQGHILSPDGHCRAFDAKAQGTVRGSGAAVVVLKRLSDACRDGDYIWSVIKGIAINNDGAAKVGFTAPSAEGQAAVIRAALTDADVSADSISYVEAHGTGTYLGDPIEISGLTKAFRSHTARNQFCAIGSVKTNIGHLDAAAGVTGLIKLATMLNKGVIPASLHLDKPNPNIDFQESPVFVNKACTAWPKGGGPRRGGVSSFGIGGTNAHAVLEEAPTRTGEQGDGRLHLFPVSAASRSALAEVLRQMAGFLRRNDIQQNAANIAYTLQTGRAALRYRTSFVGSDLVELADQLDQAALQAGATREPSSEPRIVFMFSGQGGQQIGMGRELYKEEPEFRSAIDECANWLNEFAHIDFRHLLYREGRSDGEREPELEAVIQPVIFATQYAVAKLFISWGISPAAVIGHSIGEYAAAHIAGAISLPDAIRLTLTRGQLTSRVPAGGIVAVGLSPEELQAYWNDSLSLAAVNGPRQCVVSGAESEIAAFHEGLQARSIPSKRVRASHAVHSSLLDPILPEFRIHAEQVELHAPQVPFMSTVTGNWLEADVPLDGGYWVRNLRETVQFNLAFDRLVQSGHELFIEMGPGAALTGHSRQFKSKDDLRSPVAFPALRGNDHKQGDHARLLQTLGKLWVCGVPVDWSGLHGNRARQRTPLPPYPFDRKRHWLDAGANAKAQDVDLVQPGIAAVSADRPAENEEARSPIGGEMSAEAALDCQIAAVYRDILGLDDVALTDSFFDLGGDSLSALSVINCIEQLTGERLAASQLLEHQTPRSLAIALSKPLNSAWPSALVPIQTGGSRAPLFCPHPFGGNVLLYTPLAKALGVEQQVFGLQARGLDGETRPHLSIPEMAREYVEAIKSVQSHGPYQLVGLSMGGSIAWEMACQLSDAGEQIAILGLLDAKALHKYEAHTSGLYHPLLGNSPIPDWLSEQAIILSILFPPLKKHWKKLKSIKRERQVIALLELGRQAGKLPAISDTQLDRILTVAEANRIALRNYTPRANDSRCVLFAAKKGLRTSTNEHDGDLGWKQFALGHLEIHEVPGDHYTMVAPPHVSVLAKKLQNYLNRND, encoded by the coding sequence ATGGATCATGTTACGCGTCCGCTGTCGCATGGCCAGATGGGCCTTTGGATACATCATCAAAAACGACCGACCGGTAGCGAATACAATCTGCCAGTCGAGCTGCGCATAAAGGCACCGTTCGACATGGATGCCTTGCGGCGCGCGCTCCAATCATTGATCGACCGCCACGAAATGCTGCGCACGACCTTTCACCAGGAAGGCGAGCATGTCGTTCAACGCATTCATAAGACAGCTCCTCTGAGCTTTCATGTCGTTCGGCTGCCAGGTGTCGAAGAGGCGGCTTTCCATGAATCCATCGCGGCGGAAGCTCGCTCGCCTTTCGATCTGGAGCATGGGCCGCTGTTTCGCGCTCACCTGTTCATCAGCAGTGCCATGGAAGAGACTCTCCTCCTCAATTTCCATCACATCATATCCGACGGCTACAGCATTCGTATCTTCCTGCACGAGTTCGGCAGGCTCTACCAGGCGTTCTGCGGCGACACGGATATGCCGGGTCTGACTACGGCGGCTCCTTACGGGGACTTCGTAGCATGGCAAGAGCGCCTGCTGGCTGGCGACGACGGAGAACGCATGTGGGCCTACTGGCGCAGCCAGTTTGTCGATCATGAGCCCGGCCTGGCCCTTCCTACCGACAGACCACGAGCTGCAATTGCCACGCACACCGGGTCAGTTTTCTCCGTGAATATTGAGATGCCGCTGGTCGCGCGCTTGGAGCGACTGGCGCACAAAGAAAAAGTGACGCTCGCCGCCGTGCTGCTTGCTGCCTTTTATGTCCTGCTGCATCGTTATGGCGACCAGGATGACATCACCCTTTACGCGCCACGCCTCGGTCGTCCGGCAGAAGATTTTTCGGGGACCTTCGGCTACTTTGTGACCCTGGCTTCCCTACGCCAGGATCTTTCCGGAAATCCCATTTTTCTTGACCATCTGCAGCGAGTGCGTCAGGTCATGCGCGGTGCGCGCAGCCACGAGTATTTTCCTTTTCCCCTGCTGCTGGAGAAGCTCAAGCTCCCCCCTGCACCTGATCGCAATCCGCTCGCGCAAGCAGTTTTCAACTTCATTCCGGAGGCGGTTAGTTCTCTTGGCTTCACGCCACGCGACGTCGACCTCGCCGACTTGCCTGCGCAAATCCGACTCTGCGAGACCGATATCTGGATAGATCTTGACTTTCGTATCCTGGCCGGCAAGGACAGCGTGCGCCTTTATGTCGTATACAACGCGGATTTGTGGGATCCTAGCACCATCGAGCTGCTGGCGAAGCACTATTATTTGCTGCTTGATGCGATTGCAGATGCGCCAGCGCGACGGATAGGTGACTATAGTCTTCTGACCCCAGAGGAAGAGCGCCAGCTTCTGTACGACTGGAACGAGACAGCTGCACGTTTCCCGGCCAACATTTGCCTGCACAACCTGATCGAAGAGCAGGCCGCCGCTTACCCAGACAATATGGCTGTCAGCTGCCCGTTGGAGGCACTCAGCTATGCCGCACTTGAGCAAAGGGCAAACAGGCTCGCCCGTCATCTAATTTCAAAAGGTGTCGGCCTTGGAGACGTGGTCGGCATTCTCTTAGAGCGTTCGTGCGATCTCATCGTCGGCTTTCTAGCGGTCCTGAAGGCCGGGGCCGTCTATGTTCCTCTCGATCCGCGACTTCCACCCCAGCGCCTACGCTTCATGATGCGGGACGCTGGCGCCACTGCGATCATCAGCAAGGCCAAGCTTCAAGAATACACATTCGGACAAGCCCTGTCAGGGCTAAACATTGAAGGTGTGAATGGATGCGCGGCGGTTCTCCTCGACATGGACCAAACGGAAATTGCCCTGCATGAAGTCACGCCTCCGCACTGCCCTGCTGGCCCCTCCGACTTGGCTTACGTGATCTATACGTCCGGGTCCACGGGCCAGCCGAAAGGCGTGATGATTGAGCACCGCAGCGTCTGCAACGTGGTGGAGGATCTAAAAAGAACCTATCAGTTGGGGCCGGATAGCCGAGTATTGCAGTTCGCTTCCTGTGGATTTGATGCATCGCTATTCGATATTATGCTGGCTTTGTCCTCGGGTGGTCGATTGTGCCTTGCGCCCCCATCGGCATCACTGCCCGGAGCAGAGCTCGTCGAGTTCATGCGCCGTGAGCGCATCACCGTTGCCGGTCTTACACCGACAGCTTGGACATCCTTGCCGTCGACTGATCTTCCTGATCTCACCGTAATCAAGTCAGGCGGAGAGCCCTTGCCGTCGAGCCTCATTGAGCGATGGGGCGAAAAGCGCCGCATCTTCAATTCCTATGGTCCGACCGAAGCGACCATTTACTGCATAAGGACCGAGGTGAGAGCCGACGGGCGAAAGCCACCCATTGGGCGCCCCGCCGGCAATACCCAGGCTTACATCCTTGATCGCTATGGAAATCCGGCACCGATCGGCGCAATCGGTGAACTTTACATCGGGGGCGTCGGCATAGCCCGGGGCTACATGAATCGCGATGAACTCACGCGCCAGGTTTTCCAGGCAAACCCGTTCGATGACGAGCCGGAATCCAGGCTGTACAAAACTGGGGATCGGGCCCGCTATCGGTCAGATGGCACGATTGAGTTCCTGGGCCGGAAAGACGGACAGATCAAGATTCGCGGCATGCGCGTCGAGCTTGCCGAAATTGAGCAATGTCTGATCGAGCACGAAAACGTCAAAGGATGCTGCGTCACACTGACAGACCGTCTCGACGAGAATACGGGCCTCACAGCTTATGTGGTGAGGCGACGGGAAAGTTCGGAGGATATCGATGAACTTCAGGCTTTCCTGCGCGCCGCGCTGCCTGGCTACATGATTCCCTCGCGGTTCGTGTTCCTTCCGCAGCTACCGACCAATCGCAGCGGCAAGATCGATCGGCGCGCTCTTCCCGATCCGGGGGACGCCTCGAAATTAAAGGCCGCAACTGTTCCGACTGGCAGGCTGCAGACGGAAGTGGCTGAGATCTGGAAGGACGTGCTGAAGCTGGATTCCGTTGGCGTTGAAGACAATTTCTTCGATGTTGGCGGACATTCCCTGGCCATCGTCCAGGTTCAGGCGCGTATCCACGATCGATTGGGCATTGATTGCAAGATTCTGGACCTGTTCGAGCACACCACCATAAGAAGGCTCGCCACGCACTTGGCCGCAATTCCACGCGCTCCTCACGCCGCGCAGGACTTAAAGAGATCGAGTGGCCCGGCCACAATTGAAAGTGAACCCAACGAGGACCACAATGCCGTTGCAATCATTGGGATGGCGGGCAGGTTCCCGGGGGCGGAGAATGTTGATCAGTTCTGGAGCAACTTGGCTGATGGCGTAGAGTCAATTGCAGATCTGGATCAACAAGCATTGCGGGCAGCTGGTGTCGATCCCGAGACTTTGGCCAAGCCTAATTATGTTAGGCGCGAGGCCGTTATCAGCGGAGTTGATTTGTTTGACGCAGCGTTTTTCGGCATCTCGCCTAAGGAAGCAGCCTGGATGGACCCGCAACAGCGGATCCTGCTGGAAACGGCGTATCAGGCGCTCGATCATGCGGGATACGGATCGCGCGAGACAGTAGGAGGCGGTGTGGGCGTCTTTGCCGGCGTAGGGGCGAACCACTACCTGGCTGCACGTGAAGGAGGCCGCGACCTGCTGGATTCGGAGAAGTTGCAAATCAGCATTCTTAATGGCCCCGATTTCACGGCGACGCGTATCGCCTACAAGCTCAACTTGACCGGCCCCTGCGTGTCAGTTCAGACGGCCTGCTCCACTTCGCTGGTTGCTGTCCACCTCGCCTGCCAAAGCCTGCGCCGCGGCGAGTGCGACATGGCGCTGGCGGGTGGCGCATCGATTTCCCTACCCCATGGAAAAGGCTATCTCCATCAACAAGGCCACATCCTCTCTCCTGACGGCCATTGTCGTGCATTCGATGCCAAAGCGCAAGGAACGGTGAGAGGCAGTGGAGCTGCGGTCGTCGTCCTGAAGCGGCTAAGCGATGCATGCCGAGACGGCGATTATATCTGGTCCGTCATAAAGGGAATCGCCATCAACAACGATGGCGCCGCCAAGGTAGGCTTCACCGCCCCCAGCGCCGAGGGCCAGGCTGCCGTGATTCGAGCTGCCCTAACCGATGCTGACGTCTCCGCGGACAGCATTAGCTATGTGGAGGCGCATGGTACAGGGACTTATCTTGGAGACCCCATCGAAATCTCCGGCCTGACCAAGGCTTTCCGTTCTCACACCGCCAGGAACCAATTCTGCGCAATAGGTTCGGTGAAGACAAATATTGGCCACCTCGACGCCGCAGCGGGTGTAACGGGATTGATTAAGCTCGCCACAATGCTGAACAAGGGCGTCATTCCAGCGAGTCTGCATCTTGATAAGCCCAACCCAAACATCGACTTTCAGGAAAGTCCGGTCTTCGTAAACAAGGCTTGCACCGCTTGGCCCAAGGGTGGTGGGCCAAGGCGTGGTGGGGTCAGCTCGTTTGGCATTGGCGGCACGAACGCGCACGCGGTTCTCGAGGAAGCTCCGACGCGAACCGGTGAGCAAGGTGATGGCAGGCTGCACCTCTTTCCAGTATCGGCGGCGAGCAGATCCGCACTAGCAGAAGTGCTCCGGCAAATGGCCGGCTTTTTACGCCGAAACGATATTCAGCAAAACGCTGCGAATATCGCATACACGCTGCAAACGGGTCGAGCCGCTCTCAGATATCGCACAAGTTTCGTGGGATCCGATCTAGTGGAACTAGCCGACCAACTCGATCAGGCGGCATTGCAGGCGGGCGCGACGCGAGAGCCAAGCAGTGAACCCCGCATCGTGTTCATGTTCTCCGGCCAGGGCGGGCAGCAGATTGGAATGGGTCGGGAGCTTTATAAAGAAGAGCCGGAATTCCGCAGCGCCATCGACGAATGCGCAAATTGGCTTAACGAGTTCGCACATATTGATTTCCGCCACCTGCTCTACAGGGAAGGCAGATCCGATGGCGAGCGTGAGCCTGAGCTTGAAGCGGTCATTCAGCCTGTGATCTTCGCTACGCAATATGCAGTGGCCAAGCTCTTCATCTCCTGGGGCATTTCCCCGGCAGCTGTGATCGGCCACAGTATCGGAGAATATGCAGCCGCTCATATTGCGGGCGCCATATCCTTGCCCGATGCCATTCGACTGACGCTGACAAGGGGGCAATTAACGTCCCGAGTGCCCGCCGGCGGGATCGTTGCAGTCGGCCTGTCGCCCGAAGAGCTCCAAGCTTATTGGAACGATAGCCTGTCATTGGCGGCCGTAAACGGGCCGCGTCAGTGCGTCGTTTCCGGGGCCGAATCCGAGATCGCAGCGTTTCATGAGGGATTACAGGCGAGATCCATTCCGAGCAAACGAGTGCGTGCAAGCCATGCTGTGCATTCATCCCTGCTCGATCCAATCCTGCCGGAGTTTAGGATTCATGCGGAACAAGTCGAGCTGCACGCGCCGCAGGTACCTTTTATGTCAACGGTGACCGGCAACTGGCTCGAGGCGGACGTGCCGCTCGATGGCGGCTATTGGGTCCGCAACCTGCGAGAGACAGTGCAGTTCAATTTGGCTTTCGATCGGCTCGTGCAATCGGGCCACGAGTTGTTTATTGAGATGGGGCCTGGCGCAGCCCTGACCGGACATTCCAGACAATTCAAGTCAAAGGACGACCTGCGCAGCCCCGTTGCCTTTCCGGCCTTGCGGGGCAACGATCATAAGCAAGGCGATCACGCGAGACTGCTACAGACGCTGGGAAAGCTTTGGGTCTGCGGCGTTCCCGTTGATTGGTCTGGTCTGCACGGCAATAGAGCCCGGCAGCGTACCCCCCTCCCCCCTTATCCTTTCGATCGCAAGCGTCACTGGCTTGACGCGGGCGCCAATGCGAAGGCACAAGATGTGGACTTGGTTCAACCTGGTATTGCGGCCGTATCCGCCGATCGCCCGGCCGAGAACGAAGAAGCGCGCAGTCCGATTGGGGGTGAGATGTCTGCTGAGGCAGCTTTGGACTGCCAAATCGCGGCGGTCTATCGGGACATTTTGGGCCTCGATGACGTTGCTCTAACCGATAGTTTCTTTGATCTTGGTGGCGATTCATTGAGTGCCTTAAGCGTCATCAATTGCATCGAGCAGCTCACGGGAGAGAGACTGGCTGCGTCCCAGTTGCTCGAACACCAGACACCAAGAAGTCTCGCGATAGCCCTGTCGAAGCCCCTTAACAGCGCATGGCCGAGTGCATTGGTGCCAATACAAACCGGCGGTTCGCGGGCGCCTCTGTTTTGCCCCCACCCTTTTGGAGGAAATGTGCTCTTATATACGCCTCTTGCTAAAGCACTCGGCGTGGAGCAGCAAGTCTTCGGCCTTCAGGCGCGCGGTCTGGACGGTGAGACGAGACCTCACCTGAGCATTCCGGAGATGGCGCGAGAATACGTTGAGGCCATCAAGAGCGTGCAGTCCCACGGCCCTTATCAGCTTGTAGGCTTGTCGATGGGCGGCAGTATTGCTTGGGAAATGGCTTGCCAATTGAGCGATGCTGGTGAGCAGATAGCAATACTGGGGCTGCTCGATGCCAAGGCGCTTCACAAGTATGAAGCGCACACAAGTGGCCTTTATCATCCCCTGCTCGGCAACAGCCCCATTCCTGACTGGCTGAGCGAGCAAGCTATAATATTGAGCATTCTTTTCCCCCCGCTGAAGAAACATTGGAAAAAGCTGAAATCCATCAAACGTGAGCGCCAAGTCATCGCCTTGCTCGAGCTCGGAAGGCAAGCAGGTAAACTCCCCGCCATCAGTGACACGCAGCTCGATCGTATCCTGACAGTTGCCGAGGCAAATAGAATTGCGCTGCGTAACTATACGCCTCGAGCGAACGACAGCAGGTGCGTCCTTTTTGCGGCCAAGAAGGGGTTGCGCACATCCACGAATGAACATGATGGCGATCTTGGGTGGAAGCAGTTCGCCCTAGGCCACTTGGAAATTCACGAGGTTCCGGGTGATCATTACACAATGGTCGCTCCCCCTCATGTAAGCGTCCTGGCAAAGAAGCTCCAAAATTATCTCAATCGAAACGACTAA
- a CDS encoding ATP-grasp domain-containing protein, protein MAKRALILLEGSRYNGPLYVQATPRLGLHPIVLSADPAQYDYLGAEGIEAIRVDTADVDALIRECSGLHETYDIAGITSVGDSFYATVGKLCRHFDLPGPDPTSIEQCCDKFKQRQLLEEAGILIPAYRLAADATEVESAAEEIGLPVIIKPAVGSGSRGVRLCRDVNELAEHTTYLLGGKHIWRASPRILVEEFAEGPYYLVHIMGNEVIGIEAGDSGPPPYFVGHESIFPAPLTDDEHERMADVSLSCLRALDLGWGPTCIEFRWTKRGPVVIEVNPRLAGAPCSQLIQLAYGVDLITEHVKLAIGDEWDLRRRHSHIAAARYLVPDRDGTLDWIGGDNRAAAIPGVAEVKFYVEAKTPIVRKGDLRDLIGYVIAASPRRASTEAILQRAVDLIDWSITPFLTPGEQEQPAAP, encoded by the coding sequence ATGGCAAAGAGAGCACTAATCCTTCTTGAAGGTTCAAGGTATAATGGTCCGCTATACGTCCAGGCGACCCCGCGTCTTGGCCTTCATCCAATTGTCCTGTCGGCTGATCCAGCCCAGTACGACTATCTTGGGGCCGAAGGAATTGAGGCAATCCGTGTCGATACAGCCGACGTCGATGCGCTGATCCGCGAATGCTCCGGGCTGCACGAAACCTATGACATTGCTGGCATTACATCCGTCGGGGACTCGTTCTATGCGACAGTTGGCAAGCTCTGCCGGCATTTCGATTTGCCGGGACCGGACCCTACATCCATCGAACAATGCTGTGACAAATTCAAGCAACGTCAGCTTCTGGAGGAAGCCGGCATTTTAATACCTGCTTATCGCTTGGCAGCGGATGCGACGGAGGTGGAAAGCGCTGCCGAGGAGATCGGCCTGCCGGTGATTATCAAGCCAGCCGTGGGCAGCGGCAGCAGGGGAGTCCGATTGTGCCGCGACGTCAACGAGTTGGCCGAACATACGACTTATCTGTTGGGCGGGAAGCACATATGGCGGGCCTCGCCGAGGATCCTGGTCGAAGAATTCGCAGAAGGACCCTACTATCTCGTTCACATAATGGGAAATGAGGTCATTGGGATTGAAGCCGGTGACTCGGGCCCTCCGCCGTATTTCGTCGGTCATGAGAGCATCTTTCCGGCACCGCTGACGGATGACGAGCATGAGCGCATGGCCGATGTTTCGCTAAGCTGTTTGCGAGCACTCGACCTTGGCTGGGGGCCAACCTGCATTGAGTTCCGGTGGACAAAGCGTGGCCCAGTCGTCATTGAAGTCAATCCGCGTCTTGCTGGTGCGCCCTGTTCTCAACTGATTCAGCTGGCTTACGGTGTCGATCTCATCACCGAACACGTCAAGCTTGCCATTGGCGATGAATGGGATTTGCGCAGAAGGCATTCGCACATTGCGGCCGCGCGGTACCTCGTTCCTGATCGCGATGGCACCCTCGATTGGATCGGCGGCGATAATCGGGCGGCTGCCATACCCGGTGTAGCCGAGGTCAAATTCTATGTTGAAGCCAAGACGCCAATCGTGAGGAAGGGTGACCTCCGAGACTTGATCGGGTATGTCATCGCCGCTTCCCCCAGGCGCGCTTCGACAGAGGCGATACTTCAGCGTGCCGTCGACTTAATCGATTGGTCGATTACACCATTTTTGACCCCTGGCGAACAGGAACAACCTGCGGCCCCCTAA
- a CDS encoding M81 family metallopeptidase: MKRIAVGRLFHESHGYAPAIAATDITVVRGETVIEAVKGNGTTLGGIVDALIERADIEILPVSDSMVAPSGAIDHGFYVEQRQFWGEELKKLAPDAVVLDLHGSMSTTEFEDAEGDFLSYIRGAIGGNAVIGVGLDLHANITPQMLKAADICIACKNNPHDDYYDNGKKVVRLVFDVLEGRLRPVYTFAKTRMIAPGRLETHLSPLREMHARARALEKSEAPVVDLSIYNAYRFADLTDMGQAAVILSNGPYAQAKAIVEDYAQEFWDLRECFKDEAVTIEEALDATAKDKSGITKALADLGDRTLAGAPGDSTLILQAALKHPVKLQGAMTVNDPETVAQAHAAGVGAKIKMRLGGKVTPLYLPFEVEGVVKMLNNRDIKLIGPSFANESASMGNTALIEIDNRILVIATSKPGFIVDRAVFESHDINIIEQDFIVMKSQFHFNRNFEGVAATIYVASAGLSYFVPGAFPKKRARVWPDTNVGDAPIVAAQVVERLAV; encoded by the coding sequence ATGAAGCGCATAGCAGTCGGACGCCTGTTTCATGAATCGCACGGATATGCGCCTGCGATAGCCGCGACAGATATCACGGTTGTTCGCGGCGAGACTGTGATCGAGGCGGTCAAGGGAAATGGCACAACGCTCGGCGGGATTGTCGACGCCTTGATTGAACGCGCTGATATTGAAATTCTTCCCGTTTCAGATTCGATGGTCGCCCCGAGCGGCGCCATCGATCATGGTTTCTACGTTGAGCAACGCCAGTTCTGGGGCGAGGAGCTCAAGAAGCTCGCACCCGATGCGGTTGTTCTGGACCTGCATGGGTCGATGTCCACGACTGAGTTCGAAGATGCGGAAGGTGATTTCCTCTCCTACATTCGCGGCGCCATCGGCGGAAACGCGGTCATCGGAGTAGGTCTCGACCTTCATGCCAACATCACGCCGCAGATGTTGAAGGCAGCCGACATCTGCATCGCCTGCAAGAACAATCCCCATGACGATTACTACGACAATGGCAAGAAGGTCGTTAGATTGGTTTTCGATGTCCTGGAAGGCCGTCTGCGCCCGGTCTATACCTTCGCGAAAACCCGAATGATTGCCCCAGGCAGGCTCGAAACTCATCTCAGCCCACTTAGGGAAATGCACGCACGTGCACGTGCGCTCGAGAAGTCGGAAGCGCCAGTGGTGGACCTTAGCATCTACAACGCCTATCGCTTTGCGGATCTAACGGACATGGGTCAGGCCGCTGTAATCCTCAGCAACGGGCCATATGCGCAAGCAAAGGCGATCGTGGAGGATTACGCCCAGGAGTTCTGGGATCTGCGCGAGTGCTTCAAGGATGAAGCCGTGACGATCGAAGAGGCCCTAGATGCCACTGCGAAGGACAAGAGCGGCATCACCAAGGCGCTTGCCGATCTTGGAGACCGGACGCTGGCCGGCGCGCCGGGCGACAGCACCTTGATCCTGCAGGCCGCACTGAAGCATCCTGTGAAGCTCCAGGGCGCGATGACGGTCAATGATCCGGAAACCGTCGCTCAGGCACATGCCGCCGGAGTCGGCGCGAAAATCAAGATGCGTCTCGGCGGCAAGGTGACCCCGCTATATCTGCCCTTCGAGGTCGAAGGCGTGGTCAAGATGCTCAACAATAGGGATATTAAACTCATTGGGCCCAGTTTTGCCAACGAATCCGCTTCCATGGGAAATACGGCCCTTATCGAGATTGACAACCGTATCCTTGTGATTGCCACTTCAAAGCCAGGGTTCATCGTTGATCGGGCCGTTTTCGAATCCCACGACATCAATATCATCGAGCAGGACTTCATCGTCATGAAGTCGCAGTTCCACTTCAATCGGAATTTCGAGGGCGTTGCAGCGACTATCTATGTTGCAAGCGCGGGCCTCTCCTATTTCGTCCCAGGTGCTTTCCCCAAAAAACGCGCACGGGTCTGGCCGGACACCAACGTGGGTGACGCGCCCATCGTCGCGGCTCAAGTGGTGGAGCGTTTAGCCGTATAA